One part of the Schistocerca piceifrons isolate TAMUIC-IGC-003096 chromosome 2, iqSchPice1.1, whole genome shotgun sequence genome encodes these proteins:
- the LOC124775870 gene encoding gustatory and pheromone receptor 32a-like yields MWARFSRLNAALQDALSPHCTELFVGASLSYRCSLLQLQKMYVALGRAADHLMSHFGLPVAIDIAFCICGATCSSYEVLVKLLSESDVPGPSFGEYVRVSEVWLALHWIRILLFSLSCAPAEDTAAATGMILIRASVVPQRRTAEFAEFLRFTLQGPRTSFSAAGFVKIDRRLIVSAFTAVVTYLIILGQLTFN; encoded by the coding sequence ATGTGGGCGAGGTTCTCCAGACTGAATGCTGCCCTCCAGGACGCCCTGTCCCCCCATTGCACAGAGCTGTTTGTAGGAGCGTCACTGTCTTACAGGTGCTCACTGCTGCAGCTGCAGAAGATGTACGTGGCCTTGGGACGCGCCGCCGACCACCTGATGAGTCACTTTGGCCTACCCGTGGCCATCGACATCGCGTTCTGCATCTGTGGCGCCACTTGCAGTTCCTATGAGGTTCTCGTCAAGCTGCTGTCTGAGAGTGATGTGCCGGGACCCTCATTCGGCGAGTATGTGAGAGTATCGGAGGTATGGCTTGCCTTGCACTGGATCAGGATCCTACTGTTCTCGTTGTCGTGCGCGCCTGCGGAAGACACTGCGGCAGCCACAGGTATGATCCTCATCAGGGCATCGGTGGTACCTCAGCGGCGCACGGCTGAGTTTGCTGAATTCCTAAGGTTCACGCTTCAAGGACCTCGAACGTCCTTCAGTGCCGCCGGATTTGTCAAGATCGACCGCCGTCTGATAGTTTCTGCTTTCACTGCTGTTGTCACGTACCTTATCATCCTAGGACAACTCACCTTCAACTAG